From the Fibrobacter sp. genome, one window contains:
- a CDS encoding NADH-quinone oxidoreductase subunit N, whose protein sequence is MSIPNFIIPDLLLLLFPFIVIGSRLFCDAKSNVPWRIANIGFLLIFLLLNFIPLAGGEGRFFICNWRVDDFGVFMREVLVVSAILGMWFSKDYFMHAAAGKPQMHQIAEFIGAIAFATFGGVTVVSACDTITFFLGLEIATIPMYALTAWNKRDQLGSEAATKYILMGSVATAFELFGFSYLYGFAGSLHFDAIQSAVAAGTSPLLWIAVLFLFCGIGFKLTLFPFYTWAPDVYEGAPTPVTAVLSVTSKATAIAFLVVLVYGPLAPVQEQIAPLIALLAGVTLFVGNLGALKQYRLRRFMAYSSIAQAGYIMVALLGTAAMAKTAIIYYLFVYAVSNYLAFFVFGIISHHREEIFDSLRGLSKQNPSLAIALAISMFSLAGIPPLAGFFGKFHLFFSGATTGHYMLIAFAVLNNVLALFYYLQLVKSAWVDEPDGHLNPLRLTRRQRGVIILLSCAVVVLGFLPFLSDNIFMGFSGL, encoded by the coding sequence ATGTCCATACCTAACTTTATCATCCCCGACTTGCTATTGCTGCTGTTCCCCTTCATTGTCATCGGGAGCAGGCTTTTCTGCGATGCCAAATCCAACGTTCCCTGGCGTATCGCCAACATCGGGTTCCTGCTCATCTTCCTGCTGCTGAACTTTATCCCGCTAGCTGGAGGCGAGGGCCGTTTCTTTATCTGCAACTGGCGTGTAGACGACTTTGGCGTGTTCATGCGCGAAGTACTGGTGGTTTCCGCCATTCTAGGCATGTGGTTTTCCAAGGACTACTTTATGCATGCCGCCGCCGGCAAGCCCCAGATGCACCAGATTGCGGAATTCATCGGGGCTATCGCCTTTGCCACCTTCGGCGGCGTGACGGTAGTGAGCGCCTGCGACACCATCACCTTCTTCTTGGGTCTTGAAATCGCCACCATCCCCATGTACGCCCTCACCGCCTGGAACAAGCGGGACCAGCTAGGTTCCGAGGCCGCCACCAAGTACATCTTGATGGGGTCCGTGGCCACCGCCTTCGAGCTGTTCGGCTTCAGCTACCTCTACGGTTTTGCCGGGAGCCTGCATTTCGACGCCATCCAGAGTGCCGTGGCCGCCGGGACTTCCCCGCTCTTGTGGATTGCGGTGCTGTTCCTGTTCTGCGGTATCGGATTCAAGCTCACCCTGTTCCCCTTCTACACCTGGGCTCCCGACGTTTACGAAGGCGCACCCACGCCGGTGACGGCGGTGCTTTCCGTGACTTCCAAGGCTACCGCCATCGCGTTCCTGGTGGTGCTGGTCTATGGGCCTCTCGCCCCTGTTCAGGAGCAAATCGCCCCCCTCATCGCCCTGCTTGCAGGCGTCACCCTCTTTGTAGGTAACCTGGGTGCGCTAAAGCAGTACAGGCTCCGCCGGTTCATGGCCTATAGCTCCATTGCCCAGGCGGGCTACATCATGGTGGCCCTCCTCGGTACTGCCGCCATGGCGAAAACCGCCATCATCTACTACCTGTTCGTGTATGCGGTGTCCAACTACCTGGCCTTTTTCGTGTTCGGCATCATCAGTCACCATCGAGAAGAGATTTTCGACTCCCTGCGGGGTCTTTCTAAGCAGAACCCAAGCCTTGCCATTGCACTTGCCATTTCCATGTTCAGCCTGGCGGGCATTCCGCCTCTTGCCGGGTTCTTCGGCAAGTTCCACCTGTTCTTCAGCGGGGCGACCACGGGGCACTACATGCTTATCGCCTTTGCAGTGCTGAACAACGTACTCGCCCTGTTCTACTACCTGCAGCTGGTCAAGAGCGCCTGGGTCGATGAACCCGACGGACACCTGAACCCCCTGCGCCTTACCCGCAGGCAACGTGGCGTCATCATCTTGCTGTCTTGCGCGGTGGTGGTTCTCGGGTTCCTCCCCTTCCTCAGCGACAACATCTTCATGGGATTCAGCGGTTTATAA
- a CDS encoding mechanosensitive ion channel family protein, whose protein sequence is MNMLMQHSLLQRLILALLILGLAKLLLFVFKRIIAHAEIRGMDPAARPLVYSLVSYTIYVVTLLLVLHIAGVNTAGLVAMVGAASLAIGLALKDTLSNIAAGLLLMFIRPFKAGHYIECGSIKGKIKGIGLFNTTLETVDGLYVSAPNSSLWGQPIVNYSKNVSRRLELKVGIGYGDSTDKALGIMRELVENEPLFLRNPVPQFFVSALADSSVEVAFRAWVKNADYFNLLWKYTDEIKRRFDEEGITIPFPQRTCHIQGINGGNVTSVEK, encoded by the coding sequence ATGAATATGCTAATGCAGCATTCCTTGCTGCAAAGGCTGATTTTGGCCTTGTTGATTCTTGGACTCGCCAAGTTGCTTCTGTTTGTTTTCAAGCGTATTATCGCCCATGCAGAGATTCGGGGCATGGATCCTGCGGCACGCCCCCTGGTCTATTCATTGGTGTCTTATACGATTTACGTGGTGACCCTCTTGCTGGTGCTCCATATTGCAGGGGTCAATACGGCGGGTCTTGTGGCTATGGTGGGTGCGGCAAGCCTTGCTATCGGTCTTGCCTTGAAGGACACCCTTTCAAACATTGCGGCAGGGCTTTTGCTCATGTTCATTCGGCCCTTTAAGGCGGGCCATTACATCGAGTGCGGCTCCATCAAGGGGAAAATCAAGGGTATCGGACTATTCAATACGACTCTTGAAACGGTGGACGGTCTGTATGTCTCTGCTCCCAACAGCTCCCTCTGGGGGCAGCCCATCGTGAACTACAGCAAGAACGTGAGCCGCCGTCTGGAACTGAAGGTGGGTATAGGCTACGGAGACTCTACGGACAAGGCCCTCGGAATTATGCGGGAACTGGTGGAAAACGAACCTCTGTTCCTGAGAAATCCCGTCCCGCAGTTCTTTGTGTCAGCCCTGGCGGACAGTTCCGTGGAGGTGGCTTTCCGGGCCTGGGTCAAGAATGCGGACTATTTCAACCTGCTTTGGAAATACACGGACGAAATCAAACGCCGCTTCGACGAAGAGGGGATAACCATTCCTTTCCCGCAGAGGACTTGCCATATTCAGGGAATTAATGGCGGAAATGTGACCAGCGTCGAAAAGTAA
- a CDS encoding pyridoxamine 5'-phosphate oxidase family protein: MRRKDREVLGDENIAKIIEQCTTCHVAMEDDANAGMPYVIPLSFGYSLEGGVLELYFHCAHVGKKLDCIRKNPNVAFSMCVENRIEIHEDVYCKSGRFYASVVGQGKAEIVEDSAEKCRGLSLLMERQAAGSTQQMHAAPHKFEFTPAQAAAVTVFKITSTNFTGKSKPGVTGAAPERP; encoded by the coding sequence ATGCGGCGCAAGGATAGAGAAGTTTTAGGCGACGAAAATATCGCGAAGATTATAGAGCAATGCACGACTTGCCATGTCGCGATGGAGGACGATGCCAATGCGGGTATGCCCTACGTGATTCCGCTGTCGTTCGGATATAGCCTGGAGGGCGGCGTCCTGGAATTGTATTTCCACTGCGCGCATGTCGGCAAGAAGCTTGACTGTATCCGCAAGAATCCGAATGTGGCGTTCAGCATGTGTGTCGAGAACCGCATCGAGATTCACGAAGATGTTTATTGCAAGAGCGGGCGCTTCTATGCAAGCGTCGTCGGGCAGGGCAAGGCCGAAATCGTCGAGGATAGCGCCGAGAAATGCCGCGGGCTCTCGCTCCTGATGGAACGGCAGGCCGCAGGGTCCACGCAGCAAATGCACGCGGCCCCGCACAAGTTCGAATTCACGCCCGCGCAGGCCGCCGCCGTGACCGTGTTCAAGATAACGAGCACGAATTTCACTGGGAAGTCAAAGCCAGGCGTTACGGGCGCGGCGCCTGAGCGCCCGTAG
- a CDS encoding NADH-quinone oxidoreductase subunit M, whose product METLLFNLIWVIPLLTVLACIPIPSTCERALRTVHTVSVSFVLLIVCVLTYRVFALGAAPADPASAPFALRFFTDIPWLSAFNAHYIVGADGLNMLLLALTAFIVWAGVLVSYKIKGNQKVFFALIQLLATSVYGVYMSFDLVLFFVFYEMEALCMYLMIACYGSGRRDYGGKKLTLTLAFGSSMILATLFGLYFESGTGSWSLMEISKVTLPMDFQMWAFPLMFMGFAVSSSLFPFHFWSPDGHSAAPTAVSMLAAGVMMKMGAYGCLRFAMFLMPEAAKIWLPYVVALLIFNVVLGPFIAIRHKDLKYITAYSSISHLGLIFLGLAAFTPVGLRGASLQMISHGFLTGLFFATIGMIYERTHTRDITELGGIMKKMPFLGVGFVIAGFAGLGLPGFSGFIAESTIFIGAFQQDSTLTRIVTVLAILSITTTAVYILQTANRMLHGPMPAKFQTLTDGCFREKLVIVVLVFCLLLIGIFPGPFADMLDLSIAPIFEKLKVTSY is encoded by the coding sequence ATGGAAACGTTACTATTCAATCTGATTTGGGTCATTCCCCTTTTGACGGTGCTCGCCTGCATCCCGATTCCCTCCACCTGCGAACGTGCGCTCCGGACGGTCCATACGGTTTCCGTCAGTTTTGTGCTCCTTATTGTATGCGTGCTTACCTACCGCGTTTTCGCCCTGGGTGCAGCCCCCGCCGACCCAGCCTCTGCACCCTTTGCGCTACGGTTCTTTACCGACATTCCCTGGCTCAGCGCCTTCAACGCCCACTATATTGTAGGGGCCGACGGCCTCAACATGCTGCTCCTTGCCCTTACCGCCTTTATCGTATGGGCAGGCGTGCTGGTAAGCTACAAGATCAAGGGTAACCAGAAGGTGTTCTTCGCCCTGATCCAGCTTTTGGCCACAAGCGTCTATGGCGTGTACATGAGTTTCGATTTGGTGCTGTTCTTCGTGTTCTACGAAATGGAAGCCCTGTGCATGTACCTGATGATCGCCTGCTACGGAAGCGGCCGCAGGGATTACGGCGGCAAAAAACTGACCTTGACCCTCGCCTTCGGTTCTTCCATGATTCTTGCCACCCTGTTCGGGCTCTACTTCGAAAGCGGCACGGGCAGCTGGAGCCTCATGGAAATTTCAAAGGTGACTCTCCCCATGGATTTCCAGATGTGGGCATTCCCACTGATGTTCATGGGCTTTGCGGTCAGTTCTTCCCTGTTCCCCTTCCACTTCTGGAGCCCCGACGGCCACTCCGCAGCCCCTACTGCCGTTTCTATGCTGGCGGCAGGCGTCATGATGAAGATGGGCGCCTACGGATGTCTTCGCTTTGCCATGTTCTTGATGCCTGAGGCCGCCAAGATTTGGCTCCCCTACGTGGTGGCCCTGCTCATCTTCAACGTGGTGCTTGGCCCCTTTATCGCCATACGCCACAAGGACCTCAAATACATTACCGCCTACAGTTCCATCAGCCACCTGGGCCTTATCTTCTTGGGTCTTGCGGCTTTCACGCCGGTGGGACTCCGGGGCGCTAGCCTCCAGATGATTTCCCACGGGTTCTTGACGGGGCTCTTCTTCGCCACCATTGGCATGATTTATGAGCGCACCCATACCCGCGACATCACGGAATTGGGCGGCATCATGAAAAAGATGCCTTTCCTGGGTGTCGGTTTTGTGATTGCGGGCTTTGCGGGCCTTGGCCTGCCCGGTTTCAGCGGGTTCATTGCCGAAAGCACCATCTTTATCGGGGCATTCCAGCAGGATTCTACCCTCACCCGTATCGTCACCGTCCTTGCCATCCTTTCCATCACCACCACGGCGGTGTATATCCTGCAGACGGCCAACCGCATGCTCCACGGCCCCATGCCCGCCAAGTTCCAGACGCTTACCGACGGTTGCTTCCGGGAAAAGCTGGTCATCGTGGTGCTGGTTTTCTGCCTGCTGTTAATCGGTATTTTCCCCGGGCCTTTTGCCGACATGCTTGACCTGAGCATCGCGCCTATATTTGAAAAACTAAAAGTTACTAGTTACTAG
- the pheS gene encoding phenylalanine--tRNA ligase subunit alpha, which yields MSEAINNVKQAFDAELAQTDLTNQEAVNNLRVKYLGKKGAVTDLMKQMGSLSAEERPAYGKLVNELKVAVSEAIDKAIETANQAALQKKLESGFVDTTLPGAGIPAGSTHPLYDVREEIIDFFSQMGFEVDFGRDIETDWYNFEALNTPPDHPSRDMQDTFYVDDKVMLRTHTSGTQIHYMETHKPPFRMIAPGHVFRVDNDATHAPMFQQCEGLVVDENISFADLKGVLQVFMNKLFGEGVKTRFRPSFFPFTEPSAEMDVSCVFCGGKGCRRCKGTGWMEIGGCGSVDPNVFKNCGIDSEKYTGFAFGFGLDRIAMLRHAIPEIGLLTSNDQRFLSQF from the coding sequence ATGAGTGAAGCTATTAACAATGTGAAGCAGGCGTTTGACGCAGAACTTGCGCAGACCGACCTTACGAACCAAGAAGCCGTCAACAACCTCCGCGTGAAGTACCTGGGCAAGAAGGGTGCCGTCACCGACCTCATGAAGCAGATGGGGAGCTTGAGCGCCGAGGAACGTCCGGCTTACGGCAAGCTCGTGAACGAACTTAAGGTCGCCGTCTCCGAGGCAATCGACAAGGCTATCGAGACCGCGAACCAGGCTGCCCTCCAGAAGAAACTGGAAAGCGGCTTTGTAGATACCACGCTCCCGGGTGCAGGCATCCCGGCGGGCTCGACGCACCCGCTCTACGACGTGCGCGAAGAGATTATCGACTTCTTTAGCCAGATGGGTTTCGAAGTGGACTTCGGTCGCGACATCGAGACGGACTGGTACAACTTCGAGGCGCTCAATACGCCTCCTGACCACCCGAGCCGCGACATGCAGGACACGTTCTACGTGGACGACAAGGTGATGCTCCGTACGCATACCTCCGGCACGCAGATCCACTACATGGAAACGCACAAGCCGCCGTTCCGCATGATTGCTCCGGGTCACGTGTTCCGTGTGGACAACGATGCAACCCACGCCCCGATGTTCCAGCAGTGCGAAGGCCTGGTGGTGGACGAGAACATCAGCTTTGCAGACCTTAAGGGCGTGCTGCAGGTGTTCATGAACAAGCTGTTCGGCGAAGGCGTCAAGACGCGTTTCCGCCCGAGCTTCTTCCCGTTCACGGAGCCGTCTGCCGAAATGGACGTGAGCTGCGTGTTCTGCGGTGGCAAGGGCTGCCGTCGCTGCAAGGGAACCGGCTGGATGGAAATCGGCGGTTGCGGTTCCGTGGACCCGAACGTGTTCAAGAACTGCGGCATCGATTCCGAGAAGTACACGGGCTTTGCATTCGGCTTCGGCCTCGACCGTATCGCGATGCTCCGCCACGCGATTCCGGAGATTGGCTTGCTGACCAGCAACGATCAGAGATTCCTGAGTCAGTTCTAG